In the genome of Vicia villosa cultivar HV-30 ecotype Madison, WI linkage group LG7, Vvil1.0, whole genome shotgun sequence, one region contains:
- the LOC131617023 gene encoding uncharacterized protein LOC131617023, protein MANTKSDEHSNVRSSIMEWKHLHPLHQIAETPTHKLLLKQWLKEEELINGRIALKETQIDSIRKEITMLYIFFFLFHSTTLMLLFNNSSSSSTTTAPNKACHKSWVPSLCSLLFSLGFIWALRYKSDVEGHMEKMLCREKEDRGLLRKCSEELKKKGLEFDLLKEVDALRRAKSLRVENKEVRKWSSRDFVSLFFFSVACLSLAVIRVILCS, encoded by the coding sequence ATGGCCAATACAAAGAGTGACGAACACAGCAACGTGAgatcatcaatcatggaatggaAACACCTGCACCCACTTCACCAAATAGCCGAAACCCCAACCCACAAACTGCTCCtaaaacaatggctcaaggaagAAGAACTCATCAACGGTCGCATCGCTTTAAAAGAGACCCAAATAGACTCAATCCGAAAAGAAATCACAATGCtctacatcttcttcttcctcttccattCCACAACCCTCATGCTTCTCTTCAACaactcttcatcatcttcaacaacaacagcacCTAACAAAGCATGTCACAAATCGTGGGTCCCGTCGCTATGTTCGTTGCTGTTTTCGCTGGGGTTTATATGGGCTTTGAGATATAAGAGCGACGTGGAGGGTCATATGGAGAAGATGCTGTGTAGGGAGAAAGAGGATAGAGGGTTGTTGAGGAAATGTTCGgaggagttgaagaagaaagggCTGGAATTCGATTTGTTGAAGGAAGTTGATGCGTTGAGGAGGGCCAAGAGTTTGAGAGTGGAAAATAAAGAGGTGAGGAAATGGTCTTCCAGGGATTTTGTTTCTCTGTTTTTCTTTTCAGTGGCTTGTTTGTCTCTTGCTGTCATAAGGGTTATTTTGTGTAGTTAG
- the LOC131620383 gene encoding probable LRR receptor-like serine/threonine-protein kinase At1g56130 → MRLCYLSSKLVIITTLSFLFTCLFKFSQAQTAANATTDPSEARALNSIFSKWKIKADNTQWNISGELCSGKAIVSSIDIEDQTYDPFIKCDCSYNNQTTCHITALKVYSLDVIGEIPPELWTLTYLTNLKISQNYLTGTLPPAIGNLTRMQYMSIGINSLSGQLPKELGNLIDLIVLGFGSNNFSGSLPSELGNLVKLRELYLDSSGISGPIPQTFASLTSLTTIWASDTELTGKIPDFIGNLPKLQSLRFQGNSLQGPIPLSFSNLTALTELRISGLSNGSSSLDAIKNMKSITILELRNNNISGSIPSFIGEYQNLTQLDLSFNNLSGQIPGSIFNLSSLSSLFLGNNTLNGSLPRQKSSSLKNIDLSYNDISGSFPSWINEQNLELNLVANNLTIDDSNSSGFPTGLNCLQRTFPCNRGAAARYSDFAIKCGGTQIRTTDGIVYQTDNETLGPATYFVTDTERWAVSNVGIFTGSNNPVFKSFVTNQFTGTVNPEIFQTARLSASSLRYYGLGLENGFYNITLQFAETAILDSTTWKSLGRRVFDIYIQGTRVLKDFDIQKQAGGVSYRAVQKQFRFEVKENYVEIHLYWAGKGTCCIPGQGTYGPLIQAISATPDFIPTVSNKPPSSKKNRAGLIIGVVVGVGVVCFLSIFAIFCIIRRRKRYDDDDELLGIDTMPNTFSYYELKNATSDFNRDNKLGEGGFGPVYKGTLNDGRDVAVKQLSIGSHQGKSQFVAEIATISAVQHRNLVKLYGCCIEGSKRLLVYEYLENKSLDQALFGNVLFLNWPTRYDICMGVARGLTYLHEESRLRIVHRDVKASNILLDSELIPKISDFGLAKLYDDKKTHISTRVAGTIGYLAPEYAMRGHLTEKADVFSFGVVALELVSGRPNSDSSLEGEKMYLLEWAWQLHERGCTNDLIDPRLSEFNKEEVQRLVGIALLCTQTSPTLRPPMSRVVAMLSGDIEVSAVTARPGYLTDWKFDDVSSIMTDISLKGLDTSNYNSTASTSIAVGADQNSPNDPSKSILHDTLREGR, encoded by the exons atgagACTCTGTTATTTGAGTTCTAAACTTGTTATTATTACTACTCTTTCTTTCCTCTTCACCTGTTTGTTTAAGTTTTCACAAGCTCAAACTGCTGCAAACGCCACTACAGATCCATCTGAAG CAAGAGCTCTAAATTCAATATTCAGCAAATGGAAAATAAAAGCAGACAATACTCAATGGAACATAAGCGGTGAGCTATGCAGTGGAAAAGCAATTGTTAGCAGTATCGACATTGAGGACCAAACTTATGACCCATTCATCAAATGTGATTGTTCCTATAACAACCAAACTACTTGCCACATCACTGCATT GAAAGTTTATTCATTGGATGTGATCGGTGAAATTCCACCAGAGCTATGGACTCTCACTTACCTAACCAATTT GAAAATCAGCCAGAATTACTTGACTGGTACTCTACCTCCGGCAATTGGAAATCTGACTCGAATGCAATACAT GTCTATTGGCATCAATTCTTTATCAGGACAGCTTCCAAAGGAATTGGGAAACCTTATTGATTTGATTGTATT GGGTTTTGGGTCTAATAACTTCTCAGGATCTTTGCCATCTGAACTTGGAAATTTGGTAAAACTACGAGAACT CTACTTGGATAGTTCTGGAATAAGTGGTCCAATTCCACAAACATTTGCAAGTCTTACGAGTTTGACGACAAT ATGGGCTTCAGACACAGAACTTACAGGGAAAATACCCGACTTCATAGGAAATTTGCCTAAGCTTCAATCCTT GAGATTTCAGGGTAATTCCCTTCAAGGTCCAATAcccttgtcattttcaaatttgaCTGCGTTGACAGAATT GAGAATAAGTGGTCTATCAAATGGGAGCTCCTCATTGGATGCAATAAAGAACATGAAGTCTATCACAATCTT AGAATTGAGGAATAACAATATTTCTGGTTCAATTCCTTCCTTCATTGGAGAATACCAAAATTTGACTCAGCT GGACTTAAGCTTCAATAACCTCTCAGGACAAATTCCCGGATCAATTTTCAATTTGAGCTCGCTCTCTTCCTT GTTTCTTGGAAATAACACACTTAATGGCAGTCTCCCTCGGCAGAAAAGTTCATCTCTTAAAAATAT TGACTTGTCATACAATGACATATCAGGAAGCTTCCCCTCTTGGATAAACGAACAAAATCTAGAACT GAACTTAGTAGCCAACAACTTGACAATAGATGATTCAAATAGCAG TGGTTTTCCTACTGGATTAAACTGTCTCCAGAGAACTTTTCCATGCAATCGTGGTGCTGCTGCAAGAT ATTCTGACTTCGCGATCAAGTGCGGTGGTACTCAAATTAGAACTACAGATGGAATTGTGTATCAAACGGACAATGAGACACTCGGTCCTGCTACATACTTTGTTACAGATACAGAAAGATGGGCTGTTAGTAATGTTGGAATATTTACGGGGAGCAACAATCCCGTGTTCAAAAGTTTTGTGACTAATCAGTTCACTGGTACTGTGAACCCAGAGATTTTTCAAACTGCTCGACTCTCTGCATCATCATTAAGATATTACGGTTTGGGGCTAGAAAATGGCTTTTATAACATTACTCTCCAATTTGCGGAAACAGCTATTCTCGATTCCACTACATGGAAAAGCCTCGGGAGAAGAGTATTTGATATTTATATCCAG GGGACTCGTGTTTTGAAGGATTTTGACATACAAAAACAAGCCGGAGGTGTCTCTTATAGAGCTGTTCAAAAACAATTTAGGTTTGAAGTGAAAGAAAACTATGTCGAGATCCATCTTTATTGGGCCGGAAAAGGGACTTGTTGCATACCTGGTCAAGGTACTTATGGGCCCTTGATTCAAGCCATCAGTGCTACACCAG ATTTCATACCTACTGTCAGCAACAAACCTCCCAGCAGTAAAAAGAATAGAGCAGGTCTAATCATTGGAGTTGTTGTTGGTGTTGGAGTTGTATGCTTTCTATCAATTTTTGCCATTTTCTGTATCATTCGGAGAAGAAAAcgctatgatgatgatgatg AGCTTTTAGGCATTGATACAATGCCAAACACTTTCAGCTACTATGAGTTAAAAAATGCTACAAGTGACTTCAACCGTGACAATAAACTCGGAGAAGGAGGTTTTGGACCTGTTTATAAG GGGACACTTAATGATGGAAGAGATGTGGCTGTCAAACAATTATCTATAGGATCCCATCAAGGAAAGAGCCAGTTTGTAGCGGAGATTGCTACTATATCTGCTGTGCAACACCGTAATCTTGTCAAATTATATGGATGTTGTATTGAAGGGAGTAAAAGACTTCTTGTCTATGAGTATCTAGAAAATAAGAGTCTTGATCAAGCATTGTTTG GAAATGTTTTATTTCTCAATTGGCCGACCCGCTATGATATTTGTATGGGTGTTGCAAGAGGTTTGACATATTTGCATGAGGAGTCACGGCTTCGTATTGTGCACCGTGATGTGAAGGCTAGTAATATTCTACTCGATTCTGAACTTATCCCAAAAATATCTGACTTTGGGTTGGCCAAATTATATGATGATAAAAAGACACATATAAGCACCCGTGTTGCTGGGACAAT TGGATACCTTGCACCGGAGTATGCCATGCGTGGACACCTTACAGAGAAAGCCGATGTTTTCTCCTTTGGTGTTGTGGCTCTCGAGTTAGTCAGTGGAAGGCCAAATTCTGATTCAAGTTTAGAAGGAGAGAAGATGTATCTTCTAGAATGG GCCTGGCAGCTTCACGAAAGGGGTTGTACAAATGATTTGATCGATCCTAGACTATCAGAATTCAACAAGGAAGAAGTCCAACGCCTTGTGGGAATAGCACTTTTGTGCACTCAAACATCACCAACTTTACGGCCACCGATGTCACGTGTAGTGGCAATGCTTTCAGGAGATATTGAAGTGAGCGCTGTAACAGCAAGGCCCGGATATCTGACTGACTGGAAATTTGACGATGTGAGTAGCATCATGACCGACATTTCATTGAAGGGATTAGATACAAGTAATTACAATTCAACAGCTAGTACAAGCATTGCTGTTGGAGCTGATCAAAATTCACCAAATGATCCTTCTAAATCCATCCTTCATGACACTCTTAGAGAGGGTAGGTAA